Proteins encoded within one genomic window of Tigriopus californicus strain San Diego chromosome 12, Tcal_SD_v2.1, whole genome shotgun sequence:
- the LOC131892319 gene encoding uncharacterized protein LOC131892319 produces the protein MIIATTCLVVTLLILNHGQVGNSHVATFHEATDTLKSGTPRISVGEMKDRLEFEEGSGIMETELNVEECPGMFITYFTITVQNPSGCYVFQTTGFNNGGYPNNTGPFSPYFCDYTIEFGATVNGTVTVKEKDFQFQEPSGGSCDDSVAIVGVNDEQQENDLDDQSQGTDEISYCGTITEDKIRDFSNDELYIRLGADNTVNGNGAEIVICID, from the exons aTGATAATTGCAACGACATGCCTTGTGGTCACtttgttaattttgaaccatgGGCAAGTTGGTAACTCCCATGTCGCCACCTTTCATGAAGCAACTGACACGTTAAAAAGTGGTACcccaagaa tctCCGTCGGCGAAATGAAAGATCGTTTGGAATTCGAGGAGGGCTCCGGAATAATGGAAACAGAGCTAAATGTTGAAGAATGTCCCGGAATGTTCATTACATATTTTACCATTACCGTGCAGAATCCGAGTGGATGTTATGTTTTCCAGACAACGGGATTCAACAATGGGGGATATCCGAATAATACAGGACCTTTTTCTCCATACTTTTGCGATTACACCATTGAG tttgggGCTACTGTAAATGGAACAGTGActgttaaagaaaaagatttccagttccaagaaCCAAGTGGTGGATCTTGCGATGATTCTGTAGCAATTGTTGGTGTCAACGATGAACAGCAAGAAAATGACCTCGATGACCAAAGTCAGGGTACAGATGAAATTTCATATTGTGGCACGATTACAGAAGACAAGATCCGCGATTTCTCTAACGATGAACTTTACATTCGACTTGGCGCCGACAACACAGTGAATGGCAACGGAGCCGAGATCGTTATTTGTATTGATTAA